One stretch of Nocardia fluminea DNA includes these proteins:
- a CDS encoding TIGR01777 family oxidoreductase, with product MGIECSDIVAAPRAEVFAWYARPGAFTRLAPPWQPVTLLAEADSLATGRAVLGLPGGLRWIAQHDPEQYRPPERFADAVAAGGPASLPVSRLLAWEHVHEFAEVDATHTRVIDRVRTPIPESMLRPMFDYRYRQLTHDLASHARAAEAGMPPMTIAMTGASGLVGSALSAFLSTGGHRVVRLVRHPARDGDERQWDPASPAADLLAGIDAVVHLAGASIAGRFTAEHRRAVADSRIEPTRRLAELAAASAVGTFVSASAIGYYGYDRGEEALTEKSERGDGFLADVVEQWEDACEPAAVGGVRVVRVRTGIVQSPRGGTLRLLRPLFSAGLGGRIGDGRQWLSWIGIDDLVDVYHRALWDDALAGPVNAVAPQPVRNSEYTRVLARVLHRPALLPVPSFGPAILLGKQGARELAEANQRVTPTALIKAGHTFRTEDLGLTLRHLLGRTAD from the coding sequence ATGGGCATCGAGTGTTCTGACATCGTCGCTGCACCCCGGGCCGAAGTGTTCGCCTGGTACGCCCGCCCCGGGGCGTTCACGCGATTGGCTCCACCCTGGCAACCGGTCACCCTGCTCGCCGAAGCGGATTCGCTGGCCACCGGGCGAGCGGTGCTCGGCTTGCCCGGCGGGTTGCGCTGGATCGCGCAGCACGACCCCGAACAGTATCGGCCGCCCGAGCGGTTCGCCGACGCCGTGGCGGCGGGGGGCCCGGCCTCGTTGCCGGTGTCCCGGCTGCTGGCGTGGGAGCACGTCCACGAGTTCGCCGAGGTCGACGCCACCCACACCCGCGTCATCGATCGGGTGCGTACCCCGATCCCGGAGTCGATGTTGCGGCCGATGTTCGACTATCGCTACCGCCAGCTCACCCACGACCTGGCGAGCCACGCCCGCGCGGCCGAGGCGGGTATGCCGCCGATGACGATCGCGATGACCGGGGCGTCCGGGTTGGTCGGCTCCGCGCTGAGCGCCTTCCTCAGCACCGGCGGGCACCGGGTGGTGCGGTTGGTCCGCCATCCCGCGCGTGACGGCGACGAACGACAGTGGGACCCCGCATCGCCCGCCGCCGATCTGCTCGCCGGCATCGATGCCGTGGTGCATCTGGCCGGGGCGTCCATCGCGGGCCGATTCACCGCCGAGCACCGACGTGCGGTGGCCGACAGCCGGATCGAGCCGACCCGGCGGCTCGCCGAACTGGCCGCGGCCTCGGCCGTCGGCACCTTCGTCAGCGCGTCCGCGATCGGCTATTACGGCTATGACCGTGGTGAAGAGGCGCTGACCGAGAAGTCCGAGCGCGGTGACGGATTCCTGGCCGATGTGGTCGAACAGTGGGAGGACGCCTGCGAGCCCGCGGCCGTGGGCGGAGTCCGCGTCGTCCGGGTGCGTACCGGCATCGTGCAGTCTCCGCGTGGCGGCACTCTCCGGTTGCTGCGGCCGTTGTTCAGCGCCGGTCTGGGCGGGCGGATCGGGGACGGCCGGCAGTGGTTGTCGTGGATCGGTATCGATGATCTCGTCGATGTCTACCACCGCGCGCTGTGGGACGACGCGCTGGCCGGCCCGGTCAATGCCGTTGCGCCACAGCCGGTTCGCAACAGCGAGTACACCCGCGTGCTGGCACGCGTGCTGCATCGCCCGGCACTGTTGCCGGTCCCGAGCTTCGGTCCGGCCATCCTGCTGGGCAAGCAGGGTGCGCGTGAACTCGCCGAAGCCAACCAGCGGGTGACACCGACCGCGCTCATCAAGGCCGGGCACACCTTCCGCACCGAAGATCTGGGGCTGACGCTGCGGCATCTCCTGGGACGGACCGCCGACTGA
- a CDS encoding MerR family transcriptional regulator, whose protein sequence is MPAGSAPVTAAAGFTVRAVADRLGIPTATLRSWNRRYGIGPAQDRPGRHRLYTDTDIAVLEHMLALIGGGASPAGAAAAARGPVPILGDRTGLLDAAFALDTTTVYAHLDAHVRAHGVIQTWDALCRPAFADVVARQGSGEGCIDVEHLLSWSIAAVMQQVTPARSSAPVLLACTSGETHSLPLDVLRAALAQAGVGARMLGADVPTVALSDALARHASGASVLLWSQRESTALTSAVLACAGAGARVLIGGPGWDAVLLPDSVERVASLADAVDVLR, encoded by the coding sequence ATGCCCGCCGGTTCTGCTCCTGTCACCGCCGCGGCCGGATTCACGGTGCGCGCGGTAGCCGACCGTCTCGGCATTCCCACCGCGACCCTGCGAAGCTGGAATCGCCGGTACGGCATCGGTCCCGCCCAGGACCGGCCCGGCCGTCATCGGCTCTACACCGACACCGACATCGCCGTGCTCGAGCACATGCTCGCGCTGATCGGCGGCGGCGCGAGTCCTGCCGGAGCCGCGGCGGCCGCGCGCGGGCCCGTGCCGATCCTCGGTGACCGCACGGGGTTGCTGGACGCGGCGTTCGCGCTGGATACCACCACCGTCTACGCCCATCTCGACGCCCATGTGCGGGCGCATGGCGTGATACAGACCTGGGATGCCCTGTGCCGCCCCGCTTTCGCCGATGTCGTGGCGCGTCAGGGCAGCGGCGAGGGCTGCATCGACGTCGAGCACCTGCTGTCGTGGTCGATCGCGGCGGTCATGCAGCAGGTGACGCCGGCCCGCAGCAGTGCGCCCGTGTTGCTCGCCTGTACGAGCGGCGAAACCCATTCGCTGCCCCTCGATGTGCTGCGTGCCGCTCTGGCGCAAGCCGGGGTGGGCGCGCGCATGCTGGGCGCCGACGTGCCGACGGTGGCGTTGTCCGACGCTCTCGCCCGGCATGCGAGCGGGGCCTCGGTGCTGCTGTGGTCCCAACGCGAGTCGACCGCGTTGACCTCGGCGGTCTTGGCCTGTGCGGGAGCCGGAGCCAGGGTGCTCATCGGCGGGCCCGGCTGGGATGCGGTGCTGCTGCCCGACTCGGTCGAGCGGGTCGCGAGTCTCGCGGACGCGGTCGACGTTCTGCGCTGA
- a CDS encoding lipocalin family protein: protein MRTRFGPWTTALLIAAGLAVTGSGTAAAEPPAPVPNLDLNRYLGDWHQLAAIPQVFNLNCARDTSANYSIDARGDIAVHNRCHTWNGGVDEIRGTATVNDPVTNAQLHVSFPGVIGQDGREGPTNYVVTALGPDYSWALVTSPNRLSGFVLSRTPALDESTWQRIDEEIRIAGQDPCVYLTSPTTGGREGVRPLCAR, encoded by the coding sequence GTGCGTACCCGATTCGGCCCGTGGACCACCGCCCTGCTGATCGCCGCCGGACTCGCCGTCACCGGCTCCGGTACCGCGGCCGCCGAACCGCCCGCACCCGTGCCGAATCTCGACCTGAATCGCTATCTCGGCGACTGGCACCAGCTCGCGGCGATACCGCAGGTGTTCAACCTCAATTGCGCACGCGACACCTCCGCGAACTACAGCATCGACGCGCGCGGCGACATCGCCGTACACAACCGCTGTCACACCTGGAACGGCGGCGTCGACGAGATCCGCGGCACCGCCACCGTGAACGACCCGGTCACGAACGCGCAACTGCACGTCAGCTTCCCCGGCGTCATCGGTCAGGACGGGCGCGAAGGACCCACCAACTACGTGGTGACCGCGCTCGGCCCGGACTACTCGTGGGCCCTGGTCACCTCGCCGAACAGGCTGTCGGGTTTCGTCCTGTCCCGTACCCCGGCCCTGGACGAGAGCACCTGGCAACGCATCGACGAGGAGATCAGAATCGCGGGCCAGGACCCGTGCGTGTACCTCACCTCACCCACGACCGGCGGACGTGAGGGTGTGCGGCCCCTCTGCGCTCGATGA
- a CDS encoding cryptochrome/photolyase family protein: MSVAIALFTRDLRVHDNPVLTAAAREADRVVPLFVVDDALVPDRCPPNRAHFLAAALAELDKELRALGAGLVVRRGAVAGVVDEVIEETGATSVHLAEDVSRYSRRREQALRRNPDIAVHCHSGSVTATSAELVPSTGRDHFAVFTPYFRRWSAAHRRTPLPPPRSLSVPTIHSDPLPQATDLSSGEPSPQLHVGGEATGRALLRDWLDGPVSGYARDNDDLAADATSRLSPYIHFGCVSPTEVVRRVDTATDGGLAFARQLAWRDFHAQVLAARPDAAWSDYRKRVDAGPDDEQAVAAWREGRTGYPIVDAGMRQLRAEGWMPGRARLIAASFFAKSLRQDWRVGAAHFLHWLVDGDLANNQLNWQWVAGTGTDTRPNRVLNPLRQAERYDPEGVYVRRWLPELADLPGASIHRPWRADVDPQDYPAPIIDCVGS, translated from the coding sequence ATGAGCGTCGCGATCGCTCTTTTCACCCGTGACCTGCGGGTGCACGACAATCCGGTGCTCACCGCGGCGGCTCGCGAAGCCGACCGGGTGGTGCCGCTGTTCGTCGTCGACGACGCGCTGGTGCCCGATCGCTGCCCACCCAATCGCGCGCACTTCCTCGCCGCCGCGCTCGCCGAGCTCGACAAGGAGTTGCGCGCGCTCGGCGCCGGGCTCGTGGTGCGCCGCGGCGCGGTGGCCGGTGTCGTCGACGAGGTGATCGAGGAGACCGGTGCCACGAGCGTGCACCTGGCCGAGGACGTCAGCCGCTACAGCAGGCGGCGCGAGCAGGCGTTGCGCCGCAACCCGGACATCGCCGTGCACTGCCACTCCGGTTCGGTGACCGCCACGTCCGCCGAGCTCGTCCCGTCGACCGGACGCGATCACTTCGCTGTGTTCACCCCCTATTTCCGGCGCTGGAGCGCGGCCCACCGCCGCACCCCGCTGCCACCACCCCGGTCACTGTCGGTGCCGACGATCCACAGCGACCCGCTGCCCCAGGCGACGGATCTCAGTTCCGGGGAGCCGTCGCCACAGCTACACGTGGGCGGTGAAGCCACCGGGCGTGCGCTACTGCGCGACTGGCTTGACGGCCCGGTCTCCGGCTATGCCCGCGACAACGACGACCTCGCGGCCGACGCCACCTCCCGGCTCTCCCCCTATATCCACTTCGGCTGCGTGTCGCCCACCGAGGTGGTGCGCCGGGTCGATACGGCGACCGACGGCGGACTCGCCTTCGCCCGGCAGCTGGCCTGGCGCGACTTCCACGCCCAGGTACTCGCCGCCCGCCCCGATGCCGCCTGGTCGGATTACCGCAAGCGGGTGGACGCGGGACCCGACGACGAGCAGGCCGTCGCGGCGTGGCGAGAAGGGCGCACCGGCTACCCGATCGTCGACGCGGGCATGCGCCAGCTGCGTGCCGAAGGCTGGATGCCGGGGCGAGCGCGGTTGATCGCGGCCAGCTTTTTCGCCAAGTCGCTGCGCCAGGACTGGCGGGTCGGCGCGGCGCACTTCCTGCACTGGCTGGTCGACGGCGACCTCGCCAACAATCAGCTCAATTGGCAGTGGGTCGCCGGCACCGGCACCGACACTCGGCCGAATCGGGTGCTCAACCCTTTGCGCCAAGCAGAGCGCTACGACCCCGAGGGCGTCTACGTGCGACGGTGGCTGCCCGAACTGGCGGACCTGCCCGGCGCGAGCATTCACCGCCCGTGGCGCGCGGACGTGGATCCGCAGGACTATCCCGCCCCGATCATCGACTGCGTGGGCAGTTAG
- a CDS encoding alpha/beta fold hydrolase, with amino-acid sequence MPEHGQGSSEHMVTVGDVELCVRTFGDPRQPPVLLPSTSRLFWEDRFCDRLAGAGRFVVRYDIRDTGRSTAYAPGSPGYHLRDLVTDLIGLMDALELPRAHLVGFSVAGWICQLAALDHPDRVSALTLINTRPTAPGPADPDLPEHSDRIMTFFTEQPRPDWSDRTAVIDYGVEQARVRAGTHGFDEQLARRQSAHMVERTTDMAASTLNLAHVDAGERWRERLGEIAAPTLVAHGTDDPFFPYGNGQAMAREIPGAELLPLSGIGHELPDTTWDRLLAAMLALGPESVIEDGAGGAMSRR; translated from the coding sequence ATGCCCGAACACGGTCAGGGATCGTCCGAGCACATGGTCACCGTCGGTGACGTCGAGCTGTGTGTGCGCACCTTCGGAGACCCGCGGCAGCCGCCGGTGCTGCTGCCGAGCACGTCGAGACTGTTCTGGGAGGACCGGTTCTGCGACCGGCTCGCCGGTGCGGGCCGGTTCGTGGTGCGTTACGACATCCGCGACACCGGCCGCTCGACCGCGTACGCGCCGGGCTCGCCCGGCTACCACCTGCGTGACCTCGTCACCGACCTCATCGGACTGATGGATGCCCTCGAACTTCCGCGAGCTCACCTGGTGGGCTTCTCGGTGGCCGGATGGATCTGTCAGCTCGCGGCTCTCGACCACCCCGATCGGGTGTCGGCGCTGACTCTGATCAATACCCGGCCGACCGCGCCCGGCCCGGCGGACCCGGATCTGCCCGAACACTCGGACCGGATCATGACGTTCTTCACCGAGCAACCCCGCCCGGACTGGTCCGACCGCACGGCGGTGATCGACTACGGGGTCGAGCAGGCCCGGGTACGCGCGGGCACACACGGATTCGATGAACAGCTGGCGCGGCGGCAGTCGGCACACATGGTCGAGCGCACCACCGACATGGCCGCGAGCACGCTCAACCTGGCTCATGTCGACGCGGGTGAGCGCTGGCGGGAGCGTCTGGGCGAGATCGCCGCGCCCACCCTCGTCGCGCACGGTACCGATGACCCGTTCTTCCCCTACGGCAACGGACAGGCCATGGCCCGCGAGATCCCCGGCGCCGAGCTGCTTCCGCTGTCCGGCATCGGCCACGAACTGCCCGACACCACCTGGGATCGCCTGCTCGCCGCCATGCTGGCGCTCGGCCCGGAATCGGTGATCGAGGACGGTGCCGGAGGGGCGATGTCCCGACGCTAG
- a CDS encoding fasciclin domain-containing protein, whose product MLFASALGVAACSDDSSSTTAATSSAPMTSAPMTSSPAGTDAAAADLVGPGCAAYAAQVPSGPGSVSGMAQEPVAVAASNNPMLTTLVSAVSGKLNPEVNLVDTLNGGQFTVFAPVDSAFAKIDPATIDSLKTDSATLTSILTYHVVPGQIAPQSIAGTHKTVQGADVTVSGSGDTLKVGEANVICGGVRTANATVYMIDSVLMPPAA is encoded by the coding sequence ATGCTTTTCGCTTCGGCGCTCGGCGTGGCGGCCTGTTCCGACGACAGCTCGAGCACCACCGCCGCGACCTCCTCCGCACCGATGACATCGGCGCCCATGACGTCCTCGCCTGCCGGCACCGACGCGGCCGCCGCCGACCTCGTCGGGCCCGGTTGCGCGGCCTACGCCGCCCAGGTCCCCAGCGGTCCCGGCTCGGTCAGCGGGATGGCCCAGGAGCCGGTCGCCGTCGCCGCGTCCAACAACCCGATGCTCACCACTCTGGTCTCGGCGGTCTCGGGCAAACTCAATCCCGAGGTCAACCTCGTCGACACCCTCAACGGCGGCCAGTTCACCGTCTTCGCGCCCGTCGACTCGGCGTTCGCGAAAATCGATCCGGCCACGATCGACTCGCTGAAGACCGACTCGGCCACCCTCACCTCGATCCTGACCTATCACGTGGTGCCGGGCCAGATCGCGCCGCAGAGCATCGCGGGCACGCACAAGACAGTCCAGGGCGCCGACGTGACGGTCAGCGGCTCGGGTGACACCTTGAAGGTCGGCGAGGCGAACGTGATCTGTGGTGGCGTGCGCACCGCGAACGCTACCGTGTACATGATCGACAGCGTGCTCATGCCGCCAGCGGCGTGA
- the sigK gene encoding ECF RNA polymerase sigma factor SigK: MTARRGSAPINLRSVTEPAPACPTVDRRDRAVQEQLIELLDDVAAGDRAAFAEFYRVTSPRVFGLALRVVRNHGAAEDIAQEVFLQVWSLAGQYDPVKASPIGWLMMLTHRRAVDRVRAEQSATRRDIVFGHAHLGRDHDVVAEAVGQRLDEQSVLDCLQTMTELQREAVALAYYGSRTYVEVAETLAVPLPTVKSRIKDGLKRLENCLTGGNTR; this comes from the coding sequence ATGACGGCCCGGCGCGGCTCCGCACCGATCAACCTGCGATCGGTCACCGAGCCCGCTCCGGCCTGCCCGACGGTCGATCGCCGCGACCGTGCTGTCCAAGAGCAGCTGATCGAGCTGCTCGACGACGTCGCGGCGGGCGATCGGGCGGCGTTCGCCGAGTTCTACCGTGTCACCAGCCCCCGGGTGTTCGGGCTCGCGCTACGCGTCGTGCGCAACCACGGCGCCGCCGAGGACATCGCCCAGGAAGTGTTCCTTCAGGTCTGGTCGCTGGCCGGGCAGTACGACCCGGTCAAGGCCAGCCCGATCGGCTGGCTGATGATGCTGACGCACCGGCGCGCGGTGGACCGGGTGCGGGCCGAACAGTCGGCTACCCGTCGCGACATCGTGTTCGGCCACGCCCACCTGGGTCGCGACCACGACGTCGTGGCCGAGGCGGTCGGCCAGCGACTCGACGAGCAGTCGGTGCTGGACTGTCTGCAGACGATGACCGAACTCCAACGCGAAGCGGTGGCGCTGGCGTACTACGGCAGTCGTACCTACGTCGAGGTCGCCGAGACCTTGGCGGTGCCGTTGCCGACGGTGAAGAGCCGCATCAAAGACGGCCTGAAAAGGCTGGAGAACTGTTTGACCGGAGGGAACACCCGATGA
- a CDS encoding anti-sigma factor, whose protein sequence is MSETDRRTPWSWLDEAYPYAIDTLDPPQRQALEDWLEAAGPDRVAEFQAIVHRIQETMADLTVFDAVPPPARLESALMRALDRYDTQAHPLGRRGAAGRRWHVRWLTVAAAAIVAVGAGVGVGVVIERTNDGQGAVTAQQVLDQPDSRESSVAVTGGGAMTVYESKSLGAAAVSFEDMPALPVDRAYQLWLIHAGTPKSVAVMDGPASVVTAVDIADTLAVTVEPAGGSPGPTTSPIVSMTVG, encoded by the coding sequence ATGAGCGAGACCGATCGGCGGACCCCTTGGTCGTGGCTGGACGAGGCATACCCCTATGCCATCGACACGCTGGATCCACCACAACGACAGGCGCTGGAGGACTGGCTCGAAGCGGCGGGCCCCGACCGCGTGGCCGAGTTCCAGGCCATCGTCCACCGCATCCAGGAGACGATGGCGGATCTGACCGTGTTCGACGCTGTCCCGCCACCGGCACGTCTCGAATCCGCGCTGATGCGCGCGCTGGACCGCTACGACACCCAGGCGCATCCGCTCGGCCGCCGCGGCGCGGCGGGCAGGCGGTGGCACGTTCGGTGGTTGACCGTGGCCGCCGCCGCGATCGTGGCGGTCGGCGCCGGGGTGGGCGTCGGGGTGGTGATCGAGCGCACGAACGACGGACAGGGCGCGGTCACCGCGCAGCAGGTGCTCGACCAGCCCGACAGCCGGGAGTCCTCGGTGGCTGTCACCGGCGGCGGCGCGATGACGGTGTACGAGTCGAAGTCGCTGGGAGCGGCCGCGGTGTCGTTCGAGGACATGCCCGCGCTGCCTGTCGATCGCGCGTACCAGCTGTGGTTGATACACGCGGGCACACCGAAATCGGTGGCGGTGATGGACGGTCCAGCTTCGGTCGTGACCGCTGTCGATATCGCCGACACGCTCGCGGTGACAGTGGAACCGGCCGGTGGTTCGCCGGGGCCGACCACCTCGCCGATCGTCAGTATGACAGTCGGCTGA
- a CDS encoding molybdopterin-dependent oxidoreductase, with the protein MARPFGFTHRHPGRLAASAAAAAAAALVLGVGHLVAVFIDPVSSPFFVLGATVVDHTPKWLKDSAIRWFGANDKLALAITMAAVMAVAAAMIGLLARRHLASAAGLLGALGVVVAGAALLRPTATPLFVVPAVIGSSVGIAALCALFLVPAESGRQAGPTRRGFLLALTGVAAAAVAAGAAGRFVGARLRDIAGDRAAFVLPRVTAPALPVTPEMDRVVPGLTRFITPAANFYRVDTALQLPSLTRAQWRLRIHGMVEREIRLDFDELSARRAVESLITLTCVSNEVGGDLAGNALWTGYRLSDLLAEAGPSPEADMILSRSVDGFTASTPTAAVLGNPDALLAVAMNGEPLPVAHGYPARMIVPGLYGYVSATKWVVDLELTRFDRAQAYWTERGWATRAPIKTSSRIDVPAAFAELNAGPVTVAGVAWAQGRGIDAVEIQVDDGPWQPATLAAAYSLDTWRQWTWTWDASPGTHALRVRAVDATGSVQTDARTTPFPDGATGRHSRVVMVR; encoded by the coding sequence ATGGCCCGCCCTTTCGGTTTCACCCATCGCCATCCCGGCCGGCTCGCGGCATCGGCCGCGGCGGCTGCCGCCGCCGCGCTCGTGCTGGGGGTCGGGCATCTCGTCGCCGTGTTCATCGACCCGGTCTCCTCCCCCTTCTTCGTGCTCGGCGCCACCGTGGTCGATCACACTCCGAAGTGGTTGAAGGACAGTGCGATTCGCTGGTTCGGCGCCAACGACAAACTGGCACTGGCCATCACGATGGCCGCGGTCATGGCCGTGGCGGCCGCGATGATCGGCCTGCTGGCGCGCCGCCATCTGGCCTCGGCGGCCGGCTTGCTGGGTGCCCTCGGTGTCGTCGTGGCGGGCGCGGCACTACTACGACCCACCGCCACACCGCTGTTCGTCGTTCCCGCGGTGATCGGGTCGTCGGTGGGGATCGCGGCGCTGTGCGCGCTGTTCCTGGTGCCCGCCGAGTCCGGCCGGCAGGCCGGGCCGACGCGGCGCGGGTTCCTGCTCGCGCTGACGGGGGTGGCGGCCGCAGCCGTGGCGGCGGGGGCGGCGGGCCGGTTCGTCGGCGCCCGCCTGCGCGATATCGCCGGCGACCGGGCGGCGTTCGTGCTTCCGCGGGTCACCGCCCCGGCGCTACCGGTCACGCCCGAGATGGACCGCGTCGTGCCCGGGCTCACCCGATTCATCACTCCGGCGGCGAATTTCTATCGCGTCGACACCGCGCTGCAGCTTCCGTCGTTGACCCGCGCGCAGTGGCGGTTGCGCATTCACGGGATGGTGGAACGCGAAATCCGGCTCGACTTCGACGAATTGAGCGCCCGGCGTGCGGTGGAGTCGCTCATCACGCTCACCTGTGTCTCCAACGAGGTGGGCGGCGACCTCGCCGGTAACGCGCTGTGGACCGGCTACCGCCTGAGCGATCTCCTCGCCGAAGCCGGTCCCTCCCCCGAAGCCGACATGATCCTGTCGCGCAGCGTCGACGGATTCACCGCGAGTACGCCGACGGCCGCCGTGCTGGGCAATCCCGACGCCCTGCTCGCCGTCGCGATGAACGGCGAACCGCTTCCCGTCGCGCACGGCTATCCGGCGCGGATGATCGTGCCCGGCCTCTACGGCTATGTCTCGGCCACCAAGTGGGTCGTCGATCTGGAACTCACCCGATTCGACCGCGCCCAGGCGTACTGGACCGAACGCGGCTGGGCGACACGAGCGCCCATCAAGACCTCATCCCGGATCGATGTCCCGGCGGCGTTCGCCGAGCTGAACGCCGGGCCGGTCACCGTGGCGGGCGTGGCGTGGGCCCAAGGCCGTGGGATCGATGCCGTGGAGATCCAGGTCGACGACGGGCCGTGGCAGCCGGCCACTCTCGCCGCGGCCTACTCCCTCGATACCTGGCGCCAGTGGACCTGGACGTGGGATGCCTCGCCTGGCACGCACGCGCTGCGCGTACGCGCGGTCGACGCGACCGGTTCGGTGCAGACCGACGCCAGGACGACCCCGTTCCCCGACGGCGCGACGGGCAGGCACTCGCGCGTCGTCATGGTGCGATGA
- a CDS encoding SRPBCC domain-containing protein, whose translation MTDTVTRSINHAQFTIEREVPVAPAVVFQAFADPAVKAKWFGGEEGWEQGESSVEFAVGGREVNEGTFQQKMTSRFVATYTDIIDNERLVYTYDMWLNGSHISTSVATWEFEPTATGTKLTLVEFGAHLDGFDTGAQREEGTVGLVDALVNYLVSQA comes from the coding sequence ATGACCGACACGGTGACCCGCTCCATCAACCACGCCCAGTTCACCATCGAACGTGAGGTGCCCGTCGCGCCCGCCGTCGTCTTCCAAGCCTTCGCCGATCCCGCCGTCAAGGCGAAGTGGTTCGGCGGCGAGGAAGGCTGGGAGCAGGGTGAGTCCTCGGTCGAGTTCGCCGTCGGCGGCCGCGAGGTCAACGAAGGCACCTTCCAGCAGAAGATGACCTCCCGCTTCGTCGCCACCTACACCGACATCATCGACAACGAACGCCTCGTCTACACCTATGACATGTGGCTCAACGGCTCCCACATCTCGACCTCGGTGGCCACCTGGGAATTCGAACCCACCGCCACCGGCACCAAGCTCACCCTCGTCGAATTCGGCGCCCACCTCGACGGTTTCGACACCGGCGCCCAGCGCGAGGAAGGCACTGTGGGCCTGGTGGATGCTCTCGTGAACTACCTCGTCAGCCAGGCCTGA
- a CDS encoding ArsR/SmtB family transcription factor has translation MPKYSSDGPDGGLDSVFRALADPTRRAIVERLARGPASVSDLAAPFEVALPTIVQHLKALEAGRLVSSAKIGRVRTYQLVPDAFATAIDWLHDHRPPAQRQVDRLTALLVESTRNPEGEQQ, from the coding sequence GTGCCTAAGTATTCGAGCGACGGACCGGACGGAGGACTCGACAGTGTCTTCCGGGCATTGGCCGATCCGACTCGTCGCGCGATCGTCGAACGGCTGGCGCGCGGGCCCGCATCGGTATCGGATCTCGCCGCACCGTTCGAGGTCGCGCTCCCGACGATCGTGCAGCACCTGAAAGCGCTCGAAGCCGGTCGGCTCGTCAGCTCGGCCAAGATCGGCCGCGTACGCACCTACCAATTGGTGCCCGACGCCTTCGCGACCGCGATCGACTGGCTGCACGACCACCGTCCACCGGCGCAACGGCAGGTGGACCGGCTCACGGCACTACTCGTGGAATCAACCAGAAACCCAGAGGGAGAACAACAATGA
- a CDS encoding magnesium and cobalt transport protein CorA produces the protein MSDSAPLTPVRTEGRRGLGARVADSPFLSRSRRRVEIVPKPSVPTARAIVDCAAYVDGKRLPGRFTPETALAEIRGRGTGFVWIGLFEPDLHQMGEIAATFGLHELAVEDAVTGRQRPKFERYDDTMVTVMRTVAYVEHDMHTVSEIVQTGEIMVFLGPDFVVAVRHGEHNELTAVRHRLEAEPDRLALGPGVVLHAIADHVVDTYVDVTQATEFDVESMEEELFSPRSKLPIEAIYQLKREIVELRRAVRPLAGPLQTLTAPRTPLPKEVRRYLRDVADHHSGVADRINDLDETLTTLVGAAVAKIAVQQNTDMRKISAYIAILAVPTMIAGIYGMNFDHMPELHQTWGYPATVLVMLAICTGLIVVFRRIRWL, from the coding sequence ATGTCCGACAGCGCTCCCCTCACCCCCGTTCGCACCGAGGGCCGACGCGGCCTCGGAGCCCGCGTGGCCGACTCCCCGTTCCTGTCCCGCAGCAGACGCCGGGTCGAGATCGTTCCCAAGCCCTCGGTGCCGACCGCGCGCGCCATCGTCGACTGCGCGGCCTATGTCGACGGCAAACGCCTGCCCGGCCGGTTCACCCCCGAGACCGCATTGGCCGAAATCCGCGGGCGTGGTACGGGTTTCGTGTGGATCGGGCTGTTCGAACCGGATCTGCACCAGATGGGCGAGATCGCCGCGACGTTCGGGCTGCACGAACTCGCCGTCGAGGACGCCGTCACCGGTAGGCAGCGCCCGAAGTTCGAACGCTACGACGACACCATGGTCACCGTGATGCGGACCGTCGCCTACGTCGAGCACGATATGCACACTGTCAGCGAGATCGTGCAGACCGGCGAGATCATGGTCTTCCTCGGCCCCGACTTCGTCGTCGCGGTCCGCCACGGCGAACACAACGAACTCACCGCGGTCCGCCACCGGCTCGAAGCCGAACCCGATCGCCTCGCACTGGGCCCCGGCGTGGTGCTGCACGCGATCGCCGACCACGTCGTCGACACCTACGTCGATGTCACCCAGGCCACCGAGTTCGACGTCGAATCGATGGAGGAAGAGCTCTTCAGCCCGCGGAGCAAGCTCCCGATCGAGGCCATCTACCAGCTCAAACGCGAGATCGTCGAACTACGCCGCGCCGTCCGCCCACTCGCGGGCCCGCTGCAAACCCTCACCGCTCCGCGCACTCCCCTGCCCAAGGAAGTGCGCCGCTACCTGCGCGATGTCGCCGACCACCACAGCGGTGTCGCCGACCGCATCAACGACCTCGACGAAACCCTGACCACCCTCGTCGGCGCCGCGGTGGCCAAGATCGCCGTCCAGCAGAACACGGACATGCGCAAGATCTCCGCCTATATCGCCATCCTGGCCGTCCCCACCATGATCGCCGGCATCTACGGCATGAACTTCGATCACATGCCCGAACTCCATCAGACCTGGGGCTACCCCGCCACGGTGCTCGTCATGCTCGCCATCTGCACCGGCCTCATCGTCGTCTTCCGGCGTATCCGCTGGTTGTGA